GGCATCCATAACCTAACGTTGGAATCACAGAAAAAGTGAGATGCATGGTGCAGTGCATCAAACTACCTCGTCGCTGAATTCCATGGTGGATAGTTTGCAGCCTGAGGTAGCAGCCTGTATTGGGCAGCGAGCCCCACAATGGATAGACGAGATAACAACCATACCTGCCCTAAATCGGGTGAACTAGTTAAAGATTCATTACTGCTAAGTTAGTAAGTTGCCCGTCTCTCGTGAAGACGTTATTAATATAGGGTCGAAGTGCTTTAAACCACACCGATATCATCATTCACTTGATCATCACGCATTAACCGCCGTGCTAGAGGTTGCATACGGATGGAGTCGCTGAACAATCTACCGAATACTTCTGATTCAGACCAGGGGCATCACCCTGACCAAGTTTTGGCCAAGATGAGCCAAGACTTGCAGCAGCTACAGCAAAGCTTAGTGGTTCAACTAAGCCAAGATGTGAGCCGACTTCAAACCGAGAAGTCAAAGCTGATGAACGATATTGATGCGCTGCAGTCTCGGCGGCAAGATTTAACCACCCATCAAGAGGCAACACTCTCCCAACAGCAAATTGCTCAGCAGCAAATTTGGGCCTCGCAAATGGCGCAAGCGATCGCGGATCATCTCCAGACCTTGATGGTAAATCGCCTCAGCGAAATGCACCAAGAGCCCGATCGCACTGAGCCAGCCCCAACCTTAGCCGATCGCCCCACTGCACCCATAGGCCAGGATGACGCTACCTATCGAGTGCTCAACTCCCTAGATGCCAGCCTCAACCAAACGCTCACCTCCGTCAAGCGCGACCTCAGCAGCTATCAAAGCTCCCTATCCCAACAGCTCAATCGGATGCAAACGATGCAGCAGCAGGGCGAAGCTATTTTAGAAGTGCTGGTAAGCCGTCTCAATCAACAGCTTCAAGACGAAGTGCGGCGATCGCAGGTGCGTCCCTCCAACCAAAATGGCTATATGGGATCCTCCCCCAGCTCGTGGAGTCCATCCCCCCCTCCAGAGGGTTCTGTAGCCACCGCCTATCGTAACGGCTCCCCGTCCCCGATGGCAGCTCCTGCTCCATCGCCGCCGCCAGCTCAATCGCTTTCCTCGTTCCAACTGGGCCTCATTATGGTGCTGGGATCTACCTTGGCGCTGTCGCTACACAACGTTGTGGTAGGTGTCATTGGCAACGAAAGCAGCATTTTCAACATCTGGTCTCTAGGCGGATTTATTAGCCTGTCTAGCCTAGGCAACTCGATCCTAGTACTGCTGATTCGCATGTTGATTGTGGTGCCGTTGATGACGTTGATCGCCATGGTCATCTACCCCAAAACCTGGAGCGAAATTAAGGGCTTTTGCCTCTCCCAAGACTATGGCTTGATGCGTAGCGTCGTAGGCAGCGGCTTCTTCCTCTTTCTGTCGCAGGTCTTAATCTATATTTCCATTGCCGGTGTGGGGCCAGGCGTCGCCGTAACGATTCTATTCATGTACCCCATTATTACCGCGCCCCTAGCCTGGATATTTTTTGGCGATCGCCCTAGTTGGCTGCGTGTCGTAGTCATGATCGCCATTTTCCTGGGGGTTGTTCTCACCAGTTGGCCGCGACTGGTCGGGACAGGTGAACTGTCGATCTGGGGCATTGGCACGGCAATCATTTCCGGCATTGCCTTCGCCTTTTACCTGATTGCCATGCAGATTAGCTTCCGGAAACTCCATCCGGTGCCGGTCAGCGTCATCCAGTTTTTCACCATTTTTGTTTTAACTTGCCTCAGCCTAATTGTGCTACCGCTCACCAGTCCCATCACAGGGTTTGACTATGGTCTATCCCTCAATCCCCAAGGGCGGGCAGGACTCTTGGCCAGCGGTTTTGTCCTGGGAGCCTTGACCTTAGTGGGCTACTTGATGAACAACTACGGTGTGCGCTATATGGGAGCGGCACGGGCGTCGATTATTGCCTCTAGCGGGCCAGTGTTGACGGCTCTCCTAGCCTTTTTGATTACGCCGGGCCCCCGCACGGCCTTAGCAACGGTACAAATTATTGGGGTGTTGATTGTGACCATTGGGGTGACGGCCATGAATTTTGAAAAGATGGTGATGCAGCGCCCCAAGTCCTAGCCCAATTCTCCGAGCCAAACGGGGTACATCCCATGTTTCTGGGCTCACCCTGCGGGAAGCAAGCTACACCCTAAATCTCTCTTGGAGCAGGCCACCACATACAAATCCAAAATCTGTCAACATAAGTCCTAGACCTTACCCAGTAGGGTTCTGTTAGGCGAAGCCGTAACGCACCGTTTCACGGGGCTTGGATGCGTTACGGTTTTACCTAACACATGCTACCAACTAGCCCAATACTCTCAACAGATCTAGCCAAATACATTGAGATTCGATTGGGCGGATAGCTGGCGCAGAAACCAAATACTGGCCGCCGAGTTACCGATCGCATCTAAGGGTGGACTATAGCAAGCGATCGCTCCCTGACGAGGCACCAGGGCTAACACGGCACCGCTCACCCCTGACTTGGCAGGCAGTCCCACCTCCACGGCAAACCGCCCGGAATATTGGTACAGTCCGCAGGTCATCATCAAGGCGGTGACCAGTTGTCGATGGTGAGGGGCGATCGCTCCGGCCACCAGCAGCAAACCTAACTGAGCTAGGTCAGACACTGTGCCCGACAGACAGCAAAGCTGCTCATACACATCCAGCGCCTCGGCGGCGGATGTGGCTAGATGATCCGTCACGTCTAAATAACGGGCGATCGCTTGGTTGTGTTCATTGGGGCGATCGCGCACAGAGGCCAGAATCGTTTCATCCAACGCCAGATGGGTCTGGGCCTGGTCATTCAGCCATTGGCAAAGGCGATGGCAGCGCTCATGGGGCGTGGCTCCTGGCAAACGACTGCAGAGGGCGATCGCCCCGCTATTGATCATAGGATTCCGTGGAAAGCCCCGATCGGCTTCGAGTTGGGCCAGGGAATTGTAGGCATGGTCGGAGGGCTGAATGCCTACACCGCGCAGCACCGACTCTGCCCCAACCTGCTCTAGGGCATAGAGCAGGATAAATGGCTTAATCACGCTCATCAACGCAAACGGCAGAGGGCGATCGCCCACCTGCCTAGCCTGGCCCGTGATCGTCAACAGGTGAACTGAAAATCCTGATGGATTTGCCTGGCCCAGCGCCGGAATATAGGTGGGTAATTGACCTGATTGCGTATGCTGCTGGGCGTTTTTTGCCAAAGACTCAAGCGCATCTACCGAAACCAAATCTAATGGAATCACAGTTGCCCTTTCCTAATTGGTTTTGCTATCACATCCTGTCGATCCTTCTCCAACTCTCTTGAGCAGAAAACAGGGATCCCTTTATGTCATGCCATGGGAGCAATCTGGGTTATCTTTCAACACCCTGCCCATCCCCCTCACGTCCAGTGATCAGGGGAACTTGGATCTACGAGCGGCGAATATTCAAACAACACCAGTCCTTGCGCCGCCAAAGAGTCGCCACAATCCAACCATGTTGTTCGAGAGTATCGGCAACGGGTTTTGCTTGCTCAATCAGCAATCCACTGAGCACCCCCCAGGTACTTGACTTAGCAATGTCTCCCATCATGGGAATCAAATCGAG
The sequence above is a segment of the Candidatus Obscuribacterales bacterium genome. Coding sequences within it:
- a CDS encoding DMT family transporter, with product MESLNNLPNTSDSDQGHHPDQVLAKMSQDLQQLQQSLVVQLSQDVSRLQTEKSKLMNDIDALQSRRQDLTTHQEATLSQQQIAQQQIWASQMAQAIADHLQTLMVNRLSEMHQEPDRTEPAPTLADRPTAPIGQDDATYRVLNSLDASLNQTLTSVKRDLSSYQSSLSQQLNRMQTMQQQGEAILEVLVSRLNQQLQDEVRRSQVRPSNQNGYMGSSPSSWSPSPPPEGSVATAYRNGSPSPMAAPAPSPPPAQSLSSFQLGLIMVLGSTLALSLHNVVVGVIGNESSIFNIWSLGGFISLSSLGNSILVLLIRMLIVVPLMTLIAMVIYPKTWSEIKGFCLSQDYGLMRSVVGSGFFLFLSQVLIYISIAGVGPGVAVTILFMYPIITAPLAWIFFGDRPSWLRVVVMIAIFLGVVLTSWPRLVGTGELSIWGIGTAIISGIAFAFYLIAMQISFRKLHPVPVSVIQFFTIFVLTCLSLIVLPLTSPITGFDYGLSLNPQGRAGLLASGFVLGALTLVGYLMNNYGVRYMGAARASIIASSGPVLTALLAFLITPGPRTALATVQIIGVLIVTIGVTAMNFEKMVMQRPKS
- the glsA gene encoding glutaminase A, translated to MIPLDLVSVDALESLAKNAQQHTQSGQLPTYIPALGQANPSGFSVHLLTITGQARQVGDRPLPFALMSVIKPFILLYALEQVGAESVLRGVGIQPSDHAYNSLAQLEADRGFPRNPMINSGAIALCSRLPGATPHERCHRLCQWLNDQAQTHLALDETILASVRDRPNEHNQAIARYLDVTDHLATSAAEALDVYEQLCCLSGTVSDLAQLGLLLVAGAIAPHHRQLVTALMMTCGLYQYSGRFAVEVGLPAKSGVSGAVLALVPRQGAIACYSPPLDAIGNSAASIWFLRQLSAQSNLNVFG